From the genome of Gemmatimonas phototrophica, one region includes:
- a CDS encoding GxxExxY protein: MRYPHQELTEQIIAAFYLVRDTLPANLLERVYHRALVVELRHAGLQVAQEVPFVVKHRGVDVGHYRADVIVNDVVVIEAKQVSRLLQIHRDQLLHYLVVARCPVGLLLNFGPGGEVRRVENYSAERQKLPSRTTA, from the coding sequence GTGCGGTATCCGCATCAGGAACTCACCGAACAGATCATCGCGGCGTTCTATCTCGTACGCGATACCTTGCCCGCCAACTTGCTGGAGCGGGTGTATCACCGCGCCCTCGTGGTTGAGCTACGCCACGCCGGCCTGCAGGTGGCGCAGGAAGTCCCCTTCGTGGTGAAGCACCGAGGGGTTGACGTCGGCCACTACCGAGCTGACGTGATTGTGAATGACGTCGTGGTCATAGAGGCCAAGCAGGTGTCGCGGCTCTTGCAGATTCATCGCGACCAACTGCTGCACTATTTGGTGGTGGCGCGCTGTCCGGTGGGGTTGCTGCTCAACTTTGGGCCGGGTGGTGAGGTTCGGCGCGTTGAGAACTATTCGGCGGAGAGGCAAAAACTTCCCTCCAGGACAACAGCATGA
- the rplS gene encoding 50S ribosomal protein L19, translating to MHPFIETQKEWMKEVAPFRAGDTVRVNVRVKEGDKERVQAFEGICIARRGAGVSETFTVRKISNGVGVERIFPVHSPMLAEIVVVRRGVVRRAKLYYLRNVTGKAARIKERKVIRPAK from the coding sequence ATGCATCCGTTTATCGAAACCCAGAAAGAGTGGATGAAGGAAGTCGCTCCGTTCCGCGCCGGTGACACCGTGCGTGTGAATGTGCGCGTGAAGGAAGGCGACAAGGAGCGCGTGCAGGCGTTCGAAGGCATTTGCATCGCCCGTCGTGGCGCTGGTGTGAGCGAAACGTTCACGGTGCGCAAGATTTCCAACGGCGTTGGTGTGGAGCGCATCTTCCCGGTGCACAGCCCGATGCTGGCCGAAATCGTTGTGGTCCGTCGTGGCGTGGTACGCCGTGCCAAGCTGTACTACCTGCGCAACGTGACGGGCAAGGCCGCCCGCATCAAGGAACGCAAGGTCATCCGCCCCGCGAAGTAA
- a CDS encoding ribonuclease HII — MARWSPIERTLREQHGPLLAGVDEVGRGPLAGPVVACAVIMPHDRRAIAGVNDSKQLDHATRVVLAARIREQALVIALGAASAREVDRINIYHATVLAMRRALQRIPTRLGAAPDHVLVDGKPLRTLGVDHTAVVKGDAKCYAIACASIIAKVTRDRLMTSLALRYPHFAWERNSGYGTAFHRQALAEYGLTPHHRQSFCLDTQVSLALDAISPDSSHD; from the coding sequence GTGGCTCGCTGGAGCCCCATCGAGCGCACGCTGCGAGAGCAGCATGGTCCTCTGCTGGCCGGTGTTGATGAAGTGGGACGGGGCCCCTTAGCGGGCCCCGTTGTCGCATGTGCGGTGATCATGCCGCACGATCGTCGGGCCATTGCCGGCGTCAATGATTCCAAGCAGCTCGACCACGCCACGCGCGTGGTGCTCGCCGCCCGCATTCGGGAACAGGCGCTCGTCATTGCCCTCGGCGCGGCCAGCGCCCGCGAGGTGGATCGCATCAACATCTACCACGCCACCGTGCTGGCGATGCGACGGGCGCTGCAGCGTATTCCGACACGCCTCGGCGCTGCACCAGACCACGTGCTCGTGGACGGCAAGCCGTTGCGCACCCTCGGGGTGGACCACACGGCCGTGGTGAAGGGCGACGCCAAGTGCTACGCCATCGCCTGCGCCAGCATCATTGCCAAAGTCACGCGCGACCGCCTGATGACATCGCTGGCCCTGCGCTATCCGCATTTCGCGTGGGAGCGGAACAGCGGCTACGGCACAGCCTTTCATCGGCAGGCGCTCGCGGAATACGGCCTCACGCCGCATCATCGTCAGAGCTTTTGTCTCGATACGCAGGTTTCATTGGCACTCGACGCCATTTCACCGGACTCCTCTCATGACTGA
- a CDS encoding SDR family oxidoreductase, with translation MTDSTTTPAHAQVFRPGLLDGQVALVTGGGTGIGLGISELLAELGAHVVIASRKPEHLEAALASITARGYKASVVQLDVRDPERVKQVITDVAETHGRIDLLVNNAAGNFYAPSATLSPNAWKAVVEIDLYGTFYCSQAVYPIMAKQGGGRIVSTSMTLHYRGWPLMAHATAAKAGVDALTKTLAVEWAPQRIRVNAIAPGPIPTEGVRKAFTPPADSGVPDLFAAAEERMAEYARKGIPLGRWGSPRDVANMVAFLASPAGDWITGGIFVVDGGEWLAKAQP, from the coding sequence ATGACTGACAGCACCACCACGCCGGCGCACGCGCAGGTCTTTCGCCCCGGGTTGCTTGATGGACAGGTCGCCCTGGTGACTGGTGGCGGGACAGGCATTGGGCTTGGAATCTCGGAGTTGCTGGCCGAGCTTGGCGCGCATGTGGTGATTGCCAGTCGAAAGCCCGAGCATCTCGAGGCGGCGCTGGCGAGCATCACGGCGCGCGGATACAAGGCCAGTGTCGTGCAACTCGATGTGCGCGATCCCGAGCGGGTGAAGCAGGTGATCACCGACGTCGCGGAGACACACGGCCGCATTGATCTGCTGGTGAACAACGCCGCCGGAAACTTCTACGCCCCGAGTGCGACGCTCTCGCCCAATGCCTGGAAGGCCGTCGTGGAGATCGATCTCTACGGCACGTTCTATTGCTCGCAGGCGGTGTATCCCATCATGGCCAAACAGGGCGGTGGACGAATCGTTAGCACGAGCATGACGCTGCACTACCGCGGATGGCCACTCATGGCGCATGCCACCGCCGCCAAGGCGGGGGTGGATGCCCTCACCAAAACGCTCGCCGTGGAGTGGGCCCCGCAGCGTATTCGTGTGAATGCCATTGCGCCGGGCCCCATTCCTACCGAGGGGGTGCGCAAGGCCTTCACGCCTCCTGCAGACAGCGGTGTGCCCGATCTGTTTGCAGCGGCCGAAGAAAGAATGGCCGAGTACGCCCGCAAAGGTATTCCGTTGGGACGGTGGGGATCGCCACGCGATGTGGCGAACATGGTGGCGTTTCTCGCGTCACCGGCGGGTGACTGGATTACCGGTGGCATCTTCGTGGTGGACGGCGGTGAATGGCTGGCCAAGGCTCAGCCGTGA
- a CDS encoding glycoside hydrolase family 10 protein: MSLFSRIAFRPTASWPGRRLAALTLGVLLSAAPANAQLSPATNEPPTIPREFRGAWVASVANIDWPSKPGLTSWQQQAELLALLDRARELRLNAVLLQVRPAGDALYASKLEPWSSYLTGVEGRAPEPYYDPLAFAVREAHARGLELHAWFNPYRARHPSMTGSNARTHMVKTHPQWVKSYGKYLWMDPGEPGVLAHSVKVALDVVARYDVDGIHVDDYFYPYPETDSNKVEVPFPDSGSYARYRARGGMLGLSDWRRDNVDRYVEQVYRRTKALKPWVKVGISPFGIWRPGYPASVQGFDSYEKLAGDSRKWLREGWVDYFTPQLYWPIARPAQSYPVLLDWWIGENVKGRHMWPGHNSSRAGGGGAEWPLDELNNQIRATRATTARGQGATGDIFFSMRSLMPAQGARSPVSVGVLTQPPAPQQAALLADKLVAELYTEPALVPASPWLGKTAPAAPVATRHRNAASNEEIVHITPGARARWTTVRVLRDGVWRSWVLPASYSTLVIGDATASAAERVLVTAVDRNGRESTVTTVRPARSRARSGAR; encoded by the coding sequence ATGAGTCTTTTCTCTCGAATTGCGTTTCGCCCGACGGCTTCCTGGCCGGGGCGCCGTCTCGCGGCTCTCACCCTTGGGGTGCTGTTGAGCGCCGCACCGGCCAATGCGCAGCTGAGCCCAGCGACGAACGAACCGCCCACCATTCCACGCGAATTTCGCGGCGCCTGGGTGGCCAGTGTGGCCAACATCGACTGGCCCTCCAAGCCCGGACTGACGTCGTGGCAACAGCAGGCGGAGTTGCTGGCGCTGCTGGACCGCGCGCGGGAGCTCCGGCTGAACGCGGTGCTGCTGCAGGTGCGACCAGCCGGCGACGCGTTATATGCCTCCAAGCTGGAGCCGTGGTCGTCGTACCTCACCGGCGTGGAGGGACGCGCGCCGGAGCCGTATTACGATCCGCTGGCCTTTGCCGTCCGGGAAGCGCATGCGCGTGGTCTGGAATTGCACGCGTGGTTCAATCCGTATCGGGCCCGCCACCCCAGCATGACGGGAAGCAACGCGCGTACGCACATGGTCAAGACCCACCCGCAGTGGGTGAAGTCGTATGGCAAGTATCTGTGGATGGATCCGGGGGAGCCCGGGGTGCTGGCGCATTCCGTGAAGGTGGCGCTCGACGTGGTGGCCCGGTACGACGTGGATGGCATTCACGTGGATGACTACTTCTACCCCTATCCGGAGACGGACAGCAACAAGGTCGAGGTGCCATTCCCCGATAGCGGGTCGTATGCCCGCTACCGGGCGCGTGGGGGCATGTTGGGCCTCTCCGACTGGCGTCGCGACAATGTGGATCGCTACGTGGAGCAGGTGTACCGCCGCACCAAGGCGCTCAAGCCGTGGGTGAAGGTGGGCATCAGTCCGTTCGGTATCTGGCGCCCGGGCTACCCGGCCAGTGTGCAGGGCTTTGACTCGTACGAAAAGCTGGCCGGTGACTCACGAAAGTGGTTGCGCGAAGGGTGGGTGGATTACTTCACGCCGCAGCTGTATTGGCCCATCGCGCGCCCCGCGCAAAGCTATCCGGTGCTGCTCGACTGGTGGATAGGAGAGAATGTGAAGGGGCGCCATATGTGGCCGGGGCATAACTCCAGCCGCGCCGGCGGCGGTGGGGCTGAGTGGCCGCTCGATGAACTGAACAATCAGATCCGCGCCACACGAGCCACCACGGCCCGCGGGCAGGGGGCCACCGGCGACATCTTTTTCAGCATGCGCTCACTCATGCCCGCTCAGGGCGCGCGGTCACCGGTGAGCGTGGGCGTGTTGACACAGCCACCAGCACCGCAGCAGGCAGCCCTGCTGGCCGACAAGCTGGTGGCGGAGTTGTATACCGAACCGGCGCTGGTGCCGGCGTCGCCGTGGCTTGGCAAAACCGCACCTGCGGCACCGGTTGCAACGCGACACCGGAATGCGGCGTCGAACGAAGAGATCGTGCATATCACGCCGGGGGCGCGCGCACGCTGGACCACGGTGCGGGTACTTCGCGACGGCGTGTGGCGCAGCTGGGTGTTGCCGGCGTCGTACAGCACGCTCGTCATTGGAGACGCGACCGCGTCAGCCGCAGAGCGTGTGCTCGTGACGGCGGTCGATCGCAACGGTCGCGAAAGTACGGTGACCACCGTGCGTCCTGCGCGTTCGCGTGCACGGAGTGGTGCCCGCTGA
- a CDS encoding DUF885 family protein, whose amino-acid sequence MHPRRFASAFLVSGLLAPCVALAQGPGVPPTTKQIFPADPKASVPALSQFMGTTTSELAEVITRFAADQSALQRRYDAPDSKSQRTRMRAFFSAWRERLTGLDFGKLSQEGKADYVLLDNHLRYQLELMEREDKQMQEMAPLMPFGDRLLALHEARRELNSINGQQAARTLSEVTKQIDSLRALLEPAPGGAARAGGDSSRARASAPKVSRTVGNRTADQLDQIRNVVSQWYRFYSGYDPVFTWWAATPYQTLDEAMRRYTQTIRQRIVGIQVAAAAPSVAATGGPGGGRGPGGAAAQAPRNAASANEPIIGDPIGAEGLAMDLRHAMIPYTADELVAIAEREYAFSEAEAKKAARQLGFGDDWKAAMEKVKNMYVEPGKQPDLIRDLANEAEAFFGKQDWVTIPALAREDWRMEMLSPERQRVSPFFLGGENILVSYPTNEMTDEEKMMSMRGNNPHFSRATVFHELNPGHHLQGFMTARYNTHRRLFNTPFWNEGMALYWEMFLWDHDFHVRPEDRLGALAWRMHRSARIVFSLSFHLGKMTPEQCIEYLVDKVPFERANSEAEVRRSFNGSYSPIYQAAYMLGGLQLRSLYKELVASGKMKDREFHDALYQGGPMPIAMVRARLAKVPLERGGAAPWKFAEQLPAPRPFPVK is encoded by the coding sequence GTGCACCCTCGTCGTTTCGCTTCGGCGTTTCTCGTCAGCGGCCTGTTGGCGCCGTGCGTTGCACTGGCCCAGGGTCCCGGTGTACCGCCGACAACGAAGCAGATCTTTCCGGCCGATCCCAAGGCCAGCGTTCCGGCGTTGTCGCAGTTCATGGGCACCACCACCAGTGAGCTGGCTGAGGTGATCACGCGCTTTGCGGCCGATCAGTCAGCGCTGCAGCGTCGGTATGACGCCCCCGATTCCAAGTCGCAGCGCACGCGCATGCGTGCCTTCTTCTCGGCGTGGCGGGAACGGCTCACGGGGCTCGACTTCGGGAAATTGTCGCAGGAAGGCAAAGCCGACTACGTACTGCTCGACAACCACCTGCGCTATCAGCTCGAGCTCATGGAGCGCGAGGACAAGCAGATGCAGGAGATGGCGCCCCTCATGCCCTTCGGTGACCGGCTGCTGGCGTTGCACGAGGCACGTCGTGAGCTCAACAGCATCAATGGGCAGCAGGCGGCGCGCACGCTCTCCGAGGTCACCAAACAGATTGACAGTCTGCGCGCCCTGCTGGAGCCGGCGCCGGGTGGTGCGGCGAGAGCGGGGGGCGACAGCAGTCGTGCGCGCGCATCGGCGCCCAAGGTGTCGCGTACCGTGGGTAACCGAACGGCTGATCAGCTCGATCAGATTCGCAATGTGGTGTCGCAGTGGTATCGCTTTTACAGCGGCTACGACCCCGTGTTCACTTGGTGGGCGGCCACCCCGTACCAGACGCTGGACGAGGCCATGCGACGCTACACGCAGACCATTCGTCAGCGCATTGTGGGTATTCAGGTCGCAGCCGCCGCGCCTTCGGTGGCTGCCACTGGCGGTCCCGGTGGCGGTAGAGGCCCGGGCGGTGCCGCGGCGCAGGCCCCACGCAACGCCGCGTCGGCCAACGAGCCGATTATTGGCGATCCTATTGGCGCCGAAGGGCTGGCCATGGATTTGCGCCACGCCATGATTCCGTATACGGCCGATGAGTTGGTGGCGATTGCCGAGCGTGAGTACGCCTTCAGCGAAGCGGAGGCCAAAAAGGCGGCGCGCCAGTTGGGCTTTGGAGACGACTGGAAGGCGGCCATGGAGAAGGTGAAGAACATGTATGTGGAGCCGGGCAAGCAGCCGGATCTCATTCGTGATCTCGCCAATGAAGCCGAGGCGTTCTTCGGAAAGCAGGACTGGGTCACCATTCCGGCGTTGGCGCGCGAAGACTGGCGCATGGAGATGCTGTCGCCGGAGCGTCAGCGGGTGAGTCCGTTCTTTCTTGGTGGTGAGAATATTCTGGTGTCGTATCCCACCAACGAGATGACCGACGAAGAAAAGATGATGAGCATGCGGGGGAACAACCCGCACTTCTCCCGCGCCACGGTGTTCCACGAGCTCAACCCCGGACATCATCTGCAGGGGTTCATGACGGCGCGCTACAACACGCACCGTCGTCTGTTCAACACGCCGTTTTGGAATGAAGGGATGGCGTTGTACTGGGAGATGTTTCTGTGGGACCACGACTTTCATGTGCGTCCCGAAGACCGCCTTGGTGCATTGGCGTGGCGCATGCATCGCAGTGCGCGCATTGTCTTTTCGCTCAGCTTTCATCTGGGCAAGATGACGCCGGAGCAGTGCATTGAATATCTGGTGGACAAGGTGCCGTTCGAGCGCGCCAACTCCGAGGCTGAGGTGCGGCGTTCGTTCAACGGATCATATTCGCCCATCTATCAGGCGGCCTATATGCTGGGCGGCTTGCAGCTGCGGTCGCTGTACAAGGAGTTGGTGGCCAGCGGCAAGATGAAGGACCGCGAGTTCCATGATGCGCTCTATCAGGGTGGCCCAATGCCCATTGCCATGGTCCGGGCGCGTCTGGCGAAGGTACCGCTTGAACGCGGCGGCGCTGCGCCGTGGAAGTTCGCGGAGCAGCTGCCGGCGCCGAGGCCGTTCCCGGTGAAATGA
- a CDS encoding prolyl oligopeptidase family serine peptidase, with product MNMPQYPISRKAPQADSYHGVTVADPYRWLEDDRSDETAAWVEAQNRVTFDYLHQLPYREALQARMTALVNYPRQSPPEQKGPWLLFARNDGLQNQAVYFLQHGEQGEPVVLLDPNALSEDGTTRVAGLTFDRLGRYIAYMVSHAGSDWQQIRVLDLATRETLPDVVDWVKVSAIAWHGNGFYYSRYPEPGADEGAYSARNDDHQVFFHALGTPQSADRLVYHDPENLQRFHIVGTTEDERFAVLSISDRGKGKDGNALLVKDLTRTDSEFVPVWTEFDDQFTVLENDGDALLVLTNRLAPNQRVVRIDPSHFGEEHWTTIIAEREEPLEGVSTAGGRLFAQYLKDVTSRVFVHRYDGTLEREVALPGLGTSVGFAGDHDTRDVFYTFTSFTAPATVYRYQLSSGDSTVYREVALPFDPSQFETRQVFATSKDGTQIPAFIVAKKGLVLDGNNPTLLYGYGGFNVSLPPSFSALRVAFLEQGGVYVQANLRGGGEYGEAWHQAGMKEKKQNVFDDAIAVAEWLFAHGYTRSDKLAIQGGSNGGLLVGALMTQRPELARVALPAVGVMDMLRFHTFTIGWNWIADYGSSDDAEAFQYLYAYSPLHNLRDGVAYPATLITTADHDDRVVPAHSFKFAARLQEAHAGDTPVLIRIETKSGHGSSSLTKQIEEMADVYSFVFANLGVVPVFGG from the coding sequence ATGAACATGCCGCAATATCCCATTTCCCGGAAAGCCCCTCAGGCCGACAGCTACCATGGGGTCACCGTCGCCGACCCCTACCGTTGGCTGGAAGACGACCGCTCCGACGAGACGGCGGCCTGGGTTGAGGCCCAGAATCGGGTCACGTTCGACTACCTGCACCAGCTCCCCTACCGGGAGGCTCTGCAGGCCCGAATGACCGCCCTCGTGAACTACCCCCGGCAATCGCCCCCCGAACAGAAGGGCCCCTGGCTGCTCTTTGCCCGTAATGATGGGCTGCAAAACCAGGCGGTGTACTTCCTGCAGCACGGGGAACAGGGTGAGCCGGTGGTGCTCCTCGACCCCAATGCCCTGTCCGAAGACGGGACCACCCGGGTGGCCGGGCTGACCTTCGACCGGCTGGGGCGCTACATCGCCTATATGGTGAGCCATGCGGGCTCCGATTGGCAGCAGATCCGGGTGCTGGATCTGGCCACCCGCGAGACCCTCCCCGACGTGGTGGATTGGGTGAAGGTGTCCGCCATCGCCTGGCATGGGAACGGCTTCTACTACAGCCGCTACCCGGAGCCTGGCGCCGACGAGGGCGCCTATTCCGCCCGCAACGACGACCATCAGGTGTTTTTCCACGCCCTCGGCACGCCGCAGTCGGCAGACCGTCTGGTGTACCACGACCCGGAGAATCTCCAGCGCTTCCACATTGTGGGCACGACGGAAGACGAGCGGTTTGCCGTGCTGTCCATCAGTGATCGTGGCAAAGGGAAGGACGGTAACGCGCTGCTGGTGAAGGATCTCACCCGCACGGACAGTGAGTTTGTGCCGGTGTGGACGGAGTTTGATGACCAGTTCACCGTGCTGGAGAACGATGGGGATGCGCTGCTGGTGCTGACCAACCGCCTGGCGCCGAACCAGAGAGTGGTGCGCATTGACCCATCTCACTTCGGCGAGGAACACTGGACCACCATCATCGCGGAACGGGAAGAACCACTGGAGGGGGTGAGCACTGCCGGTGGCCGACTCTTTGCGCAGTATCTCAAGGACGTCACCTCGCGAGTTTTTGTGCACCGCTACGATGGCACCCTGGAACGGGAGGTCGCGCTCCCGGGCCTGGGGACCAGTGTGGGCTTTGCAGGGGATCACGATACACGCGACGTCTTCTATACCTTCACGTCGTTCACGGCCCCGGCGACGGTCTACCGGTATCAGCTGTCGTCGGGCGACAGCACCGTGTATCGCGAGGTGGCACTGCCGTTCGATCCGTCGCAGTTCGAGACGCGTCAGGTATTTGCCACGAGCAAGGATGGTACGCAGATCCCGGCATTCATTGTGGCGAAGAAGGGACTGGTGCTCGACGGCAACAACCCCACCCTGCTCTACGGGTACGGCGGGTTCAATGTCTCGCTGCCGCCGTCATTCAGTGCGCTACGCGTGGCGTTCCTTGAGCAGGGGGGCGTGTACGTACAGGCCAACCTGCGGGGCGGTGGCGAGTATGGGGAAGCCTGGCACCAGGCAGGGATGAAGGAGAAGAAGCAGAACGTCTTTGACGATGCCATTGCGGTGGCCGAGTGGCTGTTTGCGCATGGGTACACGCGCAGCGACAAGCTGGCCATTCAGGGCGGCTCCAACGGCGGCCTGCTGGTGGGCGCGCTCATGACGCAGCGCCCGGAATTGGCGCGGGTGGCACTGCCGGCCGTGGGCGTCATGGACATGCTGCGCTTTCACACCTTCACGATTGGCTGGAACTGGATAGCCGACTACGGCTCCAGTGACGACGCAGAGGCGTTCCAGTACCTCTATGCGTATTCCCCGCTGCATAACCTGCGCGATGGTGTGGCATACCCGGCTACGCTCATCACCACGGCCGACCATGATGATCGCGTGGTCCCCGCGCACTCCTTCAAGTTTGCGGCGCGGCTGCAGGAAGCACACGCGGGTGATACGCCAGTGCTCATTCGTATTGAGACCAAGTCCGGGCACGGCAGTTCATCACTCACCAAACAGATCGAAGAGATGGCCGACGTGTACAGCTTCGTCTTTGCCAACCTCGGGGTCGTGCCGGTGTTTGGGGGGTAG
- a CDS encoding ATP-binding cassette domain-containing protein, producing the protein MALVSLQDITVAFGGPPVLNGANFAIERGERVCILGRNGAGKSTLMQVLDGTLTPDSGIVVRQGGVSVARLEQDVPRTLQGTMFDIVAAGLGANGELLARYHAASVLVATDHSEKALQELDRLHRQIDAANAWQLHLRVETVLQHLALDPEARIKQASGGRTRQALLARALVNAPDVLLLDEPTNHLDIDAIEWMEEYLITQGISLIFVTHDRAFLRRVATRIVELDRGRLADFGTDYDTYLERKDAMLHAEAKEWEDFDRRLAQEEVWIRTGIQARRTRNEGRVRSLEAMRVERAGRRDRLGTTRAQVQEAERSGRLVLEAQGLTFAHGDRPIVQDFSATIMRGDRVGLVGPNGSGKTTLLKLLLGELVPQAGTVRHGTNLEVAYFDQLREQLNPDQSVFESIGDGTEWVQVGGQRRHVNGYLQDFLFTQDRARTPVRALSGGERNRLLLARLFTRSFNVLVLDEPTNDLDMETLDVLEQLLLDFHGTLLLVSHDRAFIDAVVTSTLVFEGRGVVREYAGGYTDWVRQRPVVLPEVAPVKSSRPTPSSEAAPTKAKKRKLSYKETSELAALPDRIAALEEARNGVFSQLSDPAVLRDGARVVALQGELATMDNDLTVLMERWEVLETLAAESGAG; encoded by the coding sequence ATGGCACTGGTCTCGCTGCAGGACATCACGGTGGCGTTTGGCGGGCCACCGGTACTCAACGGCGCGAACTTTGCCATTGAGCGCGGAGAGCGCGTTTGCATTCTGGGACGCAACGGCGCTGGCAAGAGCACGCTCATGCAAGTGCTCGATGGCACGCTCACACCAGACAGCGGCATCGTGGTACGGCAGGGGGGCGTGTCGGTGGCACGCCTCGAACAAGACGTGCCGCGCACCCTGCAGGGTACCATGTTCGATATCGTGGCGGCCGGGCTTGGGGCCAACGGCGAACTGTTGGCGCGCTATCATGCCGCATCGGTGTTGGTGGCCACCGATCATTCCGAGAAAGCGCTGCAGGAGCTCGACCGGTTGCATCGGCAGATTGATGCCGCCAATGCGTGGCAATTGCATCTGCGGGTGGAAACGGTACTGCAGCATCTGGCGCTCGATCCCGAAGCGCGCATTAAGCAGGCATCGGGAGGGCGCACGCGTCAGGCGCTGTTGGCCCGCGCATTGGTAAATGCCCCCGATGTCCTGCTGCTTGACGAGCCCACCAATCACCTCGACATCGACGCGATTGAGTGGATGGAAGAGTATCTCATCACGCAGGGGATCTCGCTCATCTTCGTCACGCACGATCGCGCCTTCTTGCGTCGGGTGGCCACGCGTATTGTGGAACTCGATCGAGGCCGCTTGGCCGACTTCGGGACGGACTACGACACGTACCTCGAGCGGAAGGACGCCATGCTGCACGCCGAGGCGAAGGAGTGGGAAGACTTTGATCGTCGGCTGGCGCAGGAAGAGGTGTGGATTCGGACCGGCATTCAGGCGCGTCGTACCCGCAACGAAGGGCGGGTGCGGTCGCTCGAAGCCATGCGCGTGGAGCGGGCAGGGCGGCGTGACCGCCTCGGGACCACCCGTGCGCAGGTTCAGGAAGCCGAACGCTCCGGCCGTCTCGTGCTGGAAGCCCAAGGGCTCACGTTTGCCCATGGCGATCGCCCCATCGTGCAGGACTTCAGCGCCACCATCATGCGTGGCGACCGGGTCGGATTGGTGGGCCCCAACGGGTCCGGCAAAACCACCCTGCTCAAGCTGCTCCTTGGCGAACTGGTGCCGCAGGCCGGCACGGTGCGGCACGGCACCAACCTGGAAGTCGCGTACTTCGATCAGTTGCGGGAACAGCTGAACCCCGACCAGAGCGTCTTTGAGTCCATTGGTGATGGCACCGAGTGGGTGCAGGTGGGTGGTCAGCGTCGGCATGTGAACGGCTATCTGCAGGACTTTCTGTTCACTCAGGATCGGGCGCGCACACCGGTGCGGGCGCTCAGTGGTGGCGAGCGGAACCGCCTCCTGCTGGCGCGACTGTTCACGCGGTCGTTCAATGTGCTGGTGCTCGACGAGCCCACCAACGATCTCGATATGGAGACGCTGGACGTGCTGGAGCAGCTGTTACTCGACTTTCATGGCACGCTGCTGTTGGTCTCCCACGACCGCGCGTTCATTGATGCCGTGGTGACCAGTACGTTGGTGTTTGAAGGGCGGGGCGTGGTGCGCGAGTACGCCGGTGGGTACACCGATTGGGTGCGGCAGCGTCCGGTCGTGCTGCCGGAGGTTGCGCCGGTCAAGTCCAGTCGACCGACGCCGTCGTCGGAGGCTGCGCCCACAAAGGCCAAAAAACGAAAGCTGTCGTACAAGGAGACGAGCGAGCTGGCCGCCCTCCCCGACCGGATTGCCGCACTGGAAGAGGCGCGCAACGGGGTCTTCTCGCAGTTGAGCGATCCCGCCGTCCTGCGCGATGGGGCGCGGGTGGTGGCGCTGCAGGGCGAGCTGGCGACCATGGACAACGACCTCACGGTGCTCATGGAGCGCTGGGAAGTCCTGGAAACGCTTGCCGCGGAATCCGGCGCGGGGTGA